The genomic region GCCGTGGAAGGGGAAGGGAGAGCGCCGCTCGCTGTTCTACCGGTACACCCCGAAGTACATGCACTACACCGGCGGCGTGTACGAAACCGGTCTGCCGGAGTGGACGAAAGAACTCAACGAAGCCCAGCGGGCCGTGATCGAACCGCCCTATGTCTACCACCGTCCCATGATCGACGACGACGGAAGGACGCTTTCGACCCCTCGGCGCGAAGGGGAGTAAAGGGAAACCCATGACCGGAAATGAAGCCATTGCGAAGATCCTGAAGGCGGAGGGGCTGGACTGGTTCAGCTGTTTTCCCCACCATCCCCTCATCGACGCCTGCGCGATCGAGGGCCTGCGTCCCATCCTCTGCCGGCAGGAACGGGCCGGCGTCAATATCGCCGATGGATTCAGCCGGATTCGGAACGGGAAGACCATCGGGGTTTTCATGATGCAGATGGGACCCGGTGCGGAGAACGCCTTCGGCGGCGTGGCCCAGGCCTACGCGGATTCGGTGCCCGTCCTGCTGCTGCCCGGCGGCCCGCCGCGGTCCCGCGCGGGCGCCGAACTGGCCTTCGAATCGGTGGAAAACTACCGGGGCATCACCAAGTGGGTCTCGAACATCAACTCGGCGGCACGGATTCCAGAGATGATGGGGCGGGCGTACAGCCTGCTGAAGCAGGGCAAGCCGGGGCCGGTCATGCTGGAGATCCCCGGGGACGTGGGCGAGGAGGAGATCCCTGACGACGCATTTGAGTATACCCCCGTAAAACCGTTCAGAAGCGGCGCAGCGCCGGAGGACGTCCGGGATCTGGTCACCGCCCTGCTGAAGTCCAGATGCCCGGTCATCAGCGCCGGCCAGGGCGTGCTGTACGCCGAGGCCACCGATGCGCTGATCGAGTTCGCCGAATGGACGAAGACCCCGGTCATGACCACGTTGGCCGGCAAGAGCGCCTTCCCCGAAACCCATCCCCTGTCCCTGGGCACGGGAGCGGCCTCCCATTCCCTGATGGTGGCGGAATACCTGAAGAAGACCGATTTCTTCTTCGGCATCGGCACGAGCATGACTTCAGGGTTCAAATCGGATGTGCCGGCGGGCGCGGCGCTCGCCCAGTGCGTCGTCAGCCACGGGGACCTGAACAAGGAGCACCGCGTCGACTACGGCGCGGTGGGCGACGCGGGGGTGGTGCTGCGGCAGATGGTCGAGGTAGCGAAACGTCAGCTCGACGGGCGGCCCCGGGACGATGAGCGGGGCGATATCGAGGAAATCGCACGGCTCAAGGCGGCGTGGTTGGCCGAATGGGAACCCCGTTTCCGCTCCGACGAGGTGCCCCTGAGCCCGTACCGCGTGTTCCGGGAGATCGCCGGGGTAGTGGACGGCAGGCGCACGATCATCACCCACGATTCGGGGTATCCGCGGGAGCAGCTCGCACCCTTCTGGGAGTCGGTAACGCCGAGGAGCTACATCGGCTGGGGCGCCTCCACGCAACTGGGTTACGGGCTGGGGCTGGCCATCGGTGCCAAGATCGCCAACCCGGACAAGCAGGTCGTCAACGTCATGGGCGACGCCGCCTTCGGCATGGCCGGCCTGGACGTGGAAACCGCCGTGCGGTCGGAGATCCCCATCATCACGGTGGTCTTGAACAACGGGGTCATGACCCATTACGACCATCACATGGCCTATGCGTCGGAACGCTGGGGGAGCAACCGGCTGGGCGGAGATTACTCCGCGGTCGGCGCCGGCCTGGGCGCTTACGCGGAGAAGGTGACCACGCCC from Gemmatimonadota bacterium harbors:
- a CDS encoding thiamine pyrophosphate-requiring protein, translating into MTGNEAIAKILKAEGLDWFSCFPHHPLIDACAIEGLRPILCRQERAGVNIADGFSRIRNGKTIGVFMMQMGPGAENAFGGVAQAYADSVPVLLLPGGPPRSRAGAELAFESVENYRGITKWVSNINSAARIPEMMGRAYSLLKQGKPGPVMLEIPGDVGEEEIPDDAFEYTPVKPFRSGAAPEDVRDLVTALLKSRCPVISAGQGVLYAEATDALIEFAEWTKTPVMTTLAGKSAFPETHPLSLGTGAASHSLMVAEYLKKTDFFFGIGTSMTSGFKSDVPAGAALAQCVVSHGDLNKEHRVDYGAVGDAGVVLRQMVEVAKRQLDGRPRDDERGDIEEIARLKAAWLAEWEPRFRSDEVPLSPYRVFREIAGVVDGRRTIITHDSGYPREQLAPFWESVTPRSYIGWGASTQLGYGLGLAIGAKIANPDKQVVNVMGDAAFGMAGLDVETAVRSEIPIITVVLNNGVMTHYDHHMAYASERWGSNRLGGDYSAVGAGLGAYAEKVTTPDQIAPAMRRAVEANREGRPAVIETITRVEEHTSRY